The following proteins come from a genomic window of Microbacterium sp. SY138:
- a CDS encoding aldehyde dehydrogenase family protein has product MSDSAASAAAALLDRIQAPEGAGRDIPDAATREVIGRAPVASVDDLDDAIARAKAAQPAWEALGHEKRSALLLAAADAIDANAEGLAHLLSREQGKPLNGPNARFELGACSAWLRTNATTAIEPQVLVDDETLHAELVYKAAGVVGAIGPWNWPLMISIWQIGPSLRMGNTVVAKPSEYTPLSVLAMIAVMNEVLPADVLIGVSGDREVGARLASHPDIAKIMFTGSTATGRRIIESSAGNLARLTLELGGNDAGIVLPGTDVAAIAEDLFWGAFINTGQTCAAMKRLYVHDSVYDEVVDALASIAGSMPMGNGLDENNVLGPLQNRAQFDIVSRLVDDARRRGARIVTGGESAPELGELFYRPTIVADIDNDAALVQEEQFGPALPVIRYSDIDEAFALANSLDVGLGASVWSSDPEAARDAASRMQSGTVWINSHGGLHPMVPFGGVKSSGYGLEFGVEGLKSVAVTQVVSGPGRKA; this is encoded by the coding sequence ATGTCCGATTCCGCCGCTTCCGCAGCCGCTGCGCTGCTCGACCGCATCCAGGCGCCGGAAGGCGCAGGCCGGGACATCCCGGATGCCGCGACCCGTGAGGTCATCGGGCGCGCCCCCGTGGCGTCAGTCGACGACCTCGACGATGCGATCGCTCGCGCGAAGGCCGCCCAACCGGCCTGGGAGGCGCTCGGCCACGAGAAGCGGAGCGCACTTCTCCTCGCAGCTGCCGATGCCATCGACGCCAACGCCGAAGGCCTCGCCCACCTGCTCTCCCGGGAGCAGGGGAAGCCGCTCAACGGTCCCAACGCCCGCTTCGAGCTCGGCGCGTGTTCCGCCTGGCTGCGCACCAACGCCACCACGGCGATCGAGCCGCAGGTCCTCGTAGACGACGAGACCCTGCACGCCGAGCTCGTCTACAAGGCGGCCGGAGTCGTCGGTGCCATCGGCCCGTGGAACTGGCCGCTCATGATCAGCATCTGGCAGATCGGCCCCTCCCTGCGGATGGGCAACACCGTCGTCGCGAAGCCGAGCGAGTACACGCCCCTGAGCGTGCTCGCGATGATCGCCGTGATGAACGAGGTACTCCCGGCCGACGTCTTGATCGGAGTCTCCGGCGACCGCGAGGTCGGCGCGCGGCTCGCCTCTCACCCGGACATCGCGAAGATCATGTTCACCGGTTCGACCGCCACCGGACGCCGCATCATCGAGAGTTCGGCCGGCAACCTCGCGCGCCTGACGCTCGAGCTCGGCGGCAACGACGCCGGCATCGTGCTGCCCGGCACCGACGTCGCGGCGATCGCCGAAGACCTCTTCTGGGGAGCCTTCATCAACACCGGGCAGACCTGCGCCGCGATGAAGCGCCTGTACGTGCACGACTCGGTGTACGACGAGGTCGTCGACGCACTGGCATCGATCGCCGGCTCCATGCCGATGGGCAACGGACTCGACGAGAACAACGTGCTGGGCCCGCTGCAGAACCGCGCACAGTTCGACATCGTCAGCCGCCTGGTCGACGATGCCAGGCGTCGCGGTGCGCGCATCGTCACCGGCGGAGAGTCGGCCCCCGAACTCGGGGAGCTCTTCTACCGCCCCACCATCGTCGCCGACATCGACAACGACGCGGCGCTCGTGCAGGAAGAGCAGTTCGGTCCCGCACTGCCGGTGATCCGATACAGCGACATCGACGAGGCCTTCGCGCTGGCGAACTCCCTCGACGTGGGACTGGGCGCCTCGGTCTGGTCGAGCGACCCGGAGGCGGCGCGTGATGCGGCCTCCCGGATGCAGTCCGGCACCGTGTGGATCAACTCGCACGGCGGACTGCATCCGATGGTGCCGTTCGGCGGCGTGAAGAGTTCGGGCTACGGGCTGGAGTTCGGCGTCGAGGGACTCAAGTCCGTCGCCGTCACCCAGGTCGTCTCGGGCCCCGGCCGGAAGGCCTGA
- a CDS encoding multidrug efflux SMR transporter translates to MTDRPRRSAWPPLLLAIGLEVTATLSLRAAEGFTHPLWLIVVVLGYSGSLWLLSVVLDRGMAVGVAYGIWSAIGVVLTAVLGTVLFGELLGPVQIVGVGVIVVGVLLVELGSHTRETREVAP, encoded by the coding sequence ATGACAGATCGTCCTCGCCGTTCGGCATGGCCGCCCCTGCTGCTCGCGATCGGGCTGGAGGTCACCGCGACCCTCTCGCTGCGTGCGGCAGAGGGATTCACGCATCCGCTCTGGCTGATCGTCGTGGTTCTGGGCTACTCCGGCTCACTGTGGCTGCTGTCGGTGGTGCTCGATCGCGGCATGGCCGTCGGGGTCGCGTACGGCATCTGGTCGGCGATCGGAGTCGTGCTGACCGCTGTGCTCGGCACCGTGCTGTTCGGCGAGCTGCTGGGACCGGTGCAGATCGTCGGCGTCGGCGTGATCGTGGTCGGCGTGCTGCTCGTCGAGCTCGGCTCCCACACGCGCGAGACCCGGGAGGTGGCGCCGTGA
- a CDS encoding FAD-dependent oxidoreductase has translation MRSAIVVGAGTSGAIVARRLTDAGVAVTLIEAGGYDTNPAIHDPSRAGELWHSAEDWDYFTVPQTHAGGRRLHLPRGKVTGGSHALNAMIWVRGAASDYDAWERAGAHGWGWAEVEPVYEAIENDLLPVTDDYPLSPIQASIIDAAVQEGLTHNPDYNAGTLDGVSQEQVTMRDGRRVNTWTAYAQPVAEKLTIVTGREVHSVIVRDGRAVGVRLGEGEESEEVLADEVILAAGAIGSPVILLRSGIGPAADLTALGIPVVQDSPGVGQNLHDHLLSPVIFTTRRPVGPPQPGVSVTQTHLFWRSRDDLAEPDTQPINFSVPMWGELEPRGDDGFTLMAGLVTPHSRGTLRLTGATLADLPAIDLAALEDDRDVASLAASVRQCRRIGARPALGEEWGAVEVYPGPEVSDSGVEDWVRRTAITYHHQVGTCRMGTDAQAVVDPQLRVRGIAGLRVIDASVMPTVPTGNTNAPAAMIGERGARFVLEG, from the coding sequence GTGCGCTCTGCCATCGTCGTCGGAGCCGGAACCTCGGGAGCCATCGTCGCGCGTCGTCTCACGGACGCGGGCGTCGCAGTGACCCTCATCGAAGCCGGCGGGTACGACACCAACCCGGCCATCCACGACCCCTCCCGCGCGGGCGAACTCTGGCACTCCGCAGAGGACTGGGATTACTTCACCGTCCCCCAGACGCACGCGGGCGGCCGTCGGCTGCATCTGCCGCGCGGCAAGGTCACCGGGGGATCGCACGCCCTCAACGCCATGATCTGGGTGCGCGGAGCCGCTTCCGACTACGACGCGTGGGAGCGCGCCGGCGCACACGGCTGGGGCTGGGCCGAGGTCGAGCCCGTCTACGAGGCCATCGAGAACGACCTGCTGCCGGTCACCGACGACTACCCGCTCTCGCCGATCCAGGCCTCGATCATCGACGCCGCGGTGCAGGAAGGACTGACGCACAACCCGGACTACAACGCGGGCACACTCGACGGAGTCTCGCAGGAGCAGGTCACCATGCGCGACGGCCGCCGGGTCAACACCTGGACGGCGTACGCGCAGCCCGTCGCGGAGAAGCTGACGATCGTCACCGGACGCGAAGTCCATTCGGTCATCGTGCGCGACGGCCGCGCCGTCGGTGTGCGACTGGGGGAGGGGGAGGAGTCCGAAGAGGTCCTCGCGGACGAGGTCATCCTCGCGGCCGGTGCCATCGGGTCGCCCGTGATCCTGCTGCGCTCCGGCATCGGTCCGGCAGCCGACCTCACCGCGCTCGGCATCCCGGTCGTGCAGGACTCGCCCGGTGTCGGGCAGAACCTCCACGACCACCTCCTGTCGCCGGTGATCTTCACCACGCGGCGCCCGGTCGGGCCTCCGCAACCGGGAGTCTCCGTGACGCAGACGCACCTCTTCTGGCGCAGCCGCGACGACCTCGCCGAGCCCGACACGCAGCCGATCAACTTCTCGGTGCCCATGTGGGGCGAGCTCGAGCCCCGTGGCGACGACGGATTCACCCTCATGGCCGGCCTCGTGACGCCGCACAGCCGCGGCACTCTCCGACTCACCGGCGCGACGCTCGCTGACCTGCCGGCCATCGACCTGGCGGCGCTGGAGGACGACCGCGACGTCGCCTCACTGGCCGCATCCGTGCGGCAGTGCCGTCGGATCGGAGCACGCCCCGCCCTCGGTGAGGAGTGGGGCGCCGTCGAGGTGTACCCGGGCCCCGAGGTCTCAGACTCCGGAGTGGAGGACTGGGTGCGCCGCACCGCGATCACCTACCACCACCAGGTCGGCACCTGCCGCATGGGCACGGATGCGCAGGCCGTGGTCGATCCGCAACTGCGCGTGCGCGGCATCGCAGGGCTGCGAGTGATCGATGCTTCGGTCATGCCGACCGTGCCCACCGGCAACACCAACGCCCCCGCCGCGATGATCGGCGAACGTGGAGCCCGCTTCGTGCTCGAGGGCTGA
- a CDS encoding DUF222 domain-containing protein: protein MSNLTALHEAMSRLDEVWAGVGDSGELSREQLIVVSASIGVLRRRLDAVHVSVAACIARESRAELGAGSLAKQQGFRSPATLIAVATGVSRGEASRLVRVGEATAPRSDLLGARLPARYPLVSAALDVGVLGAPAAAVIIAALDRCRVVAGVERIAEGERLLVEKAAGLALDGVRMLVVRVEAWLDPDGVEPREDERRGRRALSLFERDGMVHLNAVLDVETAAPVVTAIRGFVTAVFAARKDAPDAGAPDGDRRTVPMIQADALSVFCAHVLGCERRVPVAGARVIVRVGLDDLEAGTGSATVDGVDQPVSVGAARRMAAGGGVIPCVLGGDSEVLDWGREKRLFTRAQRLALVERDGGCAMCGLPPEMTRAHHIRWWTRDRGPTDLSNGVLLCETCHHRIHDNGWEIRIDAPGTGTRTGSGTGTGTGSGTGTGAGSGTGTGAGSGSGARVWFIPPRYVDPQQAPRLGGRARFDIAA, encoded by the coding sequence ATGTCGAATTTGACCGCGTTGCATGAGGCGATGTCTCGCTTGGATGAGGTGTGGGCGGGTGTGGGGGATTCGGGGGAGTTGTCGCGGGAGCAGTTGATCGTGGTGAGCGCGTCGATCGGGGTGTTGCGGCGTCGGTTGGATGCGGTGCATGTGTCGGTGGCGGCGTGTATTGCTCGGGAGTCGCGTGCGGAGTTGGGTGCGGGGAGTCTGGCGAAGCAGCAGGGTTTCCGTAGTCCGGCGACGTTGATCGCGGTGGCGACGGGGGTGTCGAGGGGTGAGGCGTCGCGTCTTGTCAGGGTGGGTGAGGCGACGGCGCCGCGGAGTGATCTTCTGGGGGCGCGTCTGCCGGCGAGGTATCCGTTGGTGAGTGCGGCGTTGGATGTGGGGGTGCTGGGGGCTCCGGCGGCGGCGGTGATCATCGCGGCGCTGGATCGGTGCCGGGTTGTGGCGGGGGTGGAGCGGATTGCTGAGGGGGAGCGGCTGCTGGTGGAGAAGGCGGCAGGGCTCGCGCTCGATGGTGTGCGCATGCTCGTGGTGCGGGTGGAGGCGTGGCTTGACCCGGATGGGGTGGAGCCGCGTGAGGACGAGCGCCGTGGCAGGCGGGCGTTGTCGCTGTTCGAGCGGGACGGGATGGTGCATCTGAACGCGGTTCTCGATGTGGAGACCGCGGCGCCGGTGGTGACGGCGATCCGGGGGTTCGTGACGGCGGTGTTCGCGGCGCGGAAGGATGCTCCCGATGCGGGCGCTCCTGATGGGGATCGGCGGACGGTTCCGATGATCCAGGCGGATGCTCTTTCGGTGTTCTGCGCGCATGTGCTCGGGTGTGAGCGGCGGGTTCCGGTGGCGGGTGCGAGGGTGATCGTGCGGGTGGGTCTGGATGATCTGGAGGCCGGGACCGGGTCGGCGACCGTGGATGGTGTGGATCAGCCGGTCAGTGTCGGGGCGGCGCGGCGGATGGCGGCCGGGGGCGGCGTGATCCCGTGTGTTCTCGGTGGGGACAGTGAGGTGCTCGATTGGGGGCGGGAGAAACGGTTGTTCACCCGGGCGCAACGGCTGGCGTTGGTGGAGCGTGACGGGGGATGCGCGATGTGCGGATTGCCGCCGGAGATGACGAGGGCGCATCACATCCGCTGGTGGACACGCGACCGCGGGCCGACCGATCTCTCCAACGGGGTGCTGCTGTGTGAGACGTGTCACCATCGCATCCACGACAACGGGTGGGAGATCCGCATCGACGCTCCCGGGACCGGAACCAGAACCGGGAGTGGGACCGGGACCGGAACCGGGAGTGGGACCGGGACCGGAGCCGGGAGTGGGACCGGGACCGGAGCCGGGAGTGGGAGTGGAGCGCGGGTGTGGTTCATTCCGCCGCGATACGTCGACCCGCAACAGGCCCCGAGGCTCGGCGGGCGCGCACGCTTCGACATCGCCGCCTGA
- a CDS encoding SMR family transporter has product MTWLLLSLAIVSEVTATLSLRASEGLRRRRWIPVIVVGYVAAFTLLGTILALGMPVGVAYGIWAAAGVALTAVLGRVIFKDHFSAMMAVGVALIAVGVGMIEFGGGH; this is encoded by the coding sequence GTGACCTGGCTGCTCCTCTCCCTCGCGATCGTCAGCGAGGTCACCGCGACGTTGAGCCTGCGCGCATCCGAGGGTCTGCGCCGTCGCCGTTGGATCCCCGTGATCGTCGTCGGCTACGTCGCGGCGTTCACGCTGCTCGGCACGATCCTGGCACTGGGGATGCCGGTGGGCGTCGCCTACGGAATCTGGGCCGCCGCCGGCGTCGCGTTGACCGCCGTGCTGGGACGGGTCATCTTCAAGGACCACTTCTCGGCGATGATGGCCGTCGGCGTCGCACTCATCGCCGTCGGTGTGGGGATGATCGAGTTCGGCGGCGGGCACTGA